A genomic stretch from Halogranum gelatinilyticum includes:
- a CDS encoding MATE family efflux transporter codes for MSSDTDRFDVRQFAADPVGVVRRHVLGDDLLHHGSVMAVATAASGALNYAYQVFMGRALGPEQYGVFGALFALFYIVNVLGRGIRFSATRFTAELADDGPALAAFTRGFIRQSTLFSCGVFVALVALAPQLSGFLDVSPTLFVLAIAGTAPFGLALTANFGTLQGLQWFVPLGGYKVLLAAVKLAFGVGLVVLGYGVHGAFGALVLSSVVVFGATTLHLRRRLGTPDRSPSFDYRRAYRYTGPAVLAGFCMTVPTTVDVILARHFFSAQLAGLYVSASVLGKILVFLPMGISTALFPKVSTDETDETTTMAPTGLLTRALVYTAGIAGAGAAVYWAAPRFVLTTFYGAAYADAAPILQWYGVAVLAFALASVVLNFELARDRNRFVYVFTAFSVVEIALMWALHSSPLQFVQVLLLGNIALFVLGLFEVHS; via the coding sequence ATGTCTTCCGACACCGACCGCTTCGACGTCCGTCAGTTCGCTGCCGACCCGGTAGGAGTCGTCCGCCGACACGTGCTCGGCGACGACCTCTTGCACCACGGCAGCGTGATGGCCGTCGCGACGGCAGCCAGTGGCGCGCTCAACTACGCCTACCAGGTGTTCATGGGCCGGGCACTCGGCCCGGAGCAGTACGGGGTGTTCGGCGCGCTGTTCGCGCTGTTCTACATCGTCAACGTACTGGGCAGAGGCATCCGGTTCAGTGCGACACGGTTCACGGCCGAACTCGCCGACGACGGACCCGCACTCGCGGCGTTCACTCGGGGGTTCATCCGCCAGTCGACGCTGTTCAGTTGCGGCGTCTTCGTCGCGTTGGTCGCACTCGCACCGCAGTTGAGCGGCTTCCTCGACGTGTCGCCGACGCTGTTCGTGCTCGCCATCGCCGGCACCGCGCCGTTCGGACTGGCGTTGACCGCGAACTTCGGCACGCTGCAAGGTCTCCAGTGGTTCGTTCCGCTGGGCGGCTACAAGGTGCTGCTCGCTGCCGTCAAACTCGCGTTCGGTGTCGGACTCGTCGTCCTCGGCTACGGGGTGCACGGGGCGTTCGGCGCGCTCGTGCTCTCCTCGGTCGTCGTCTTCGGCGCGACGACGCTCCATCTGCGTCGTCGGCTCGGAACGCCCGACCGCTCGCCGAGTTTCGACTACCGGCGTGCGTACCGCTACACCGGCCCAGCGGTCCTCGCCGGATTCTGTATGACCGTCCCGACGACGGTCGACGTCATCCTCGCCAGACACTTCTTCTCGGCACAGCTCGCGGGACTCTACGTCTCCGCGTCGGTGCTCGGGAAGATACTCGTGTTTCTCCCCATGGGAATCAGCACCGCGCTGTTCCCCAAGGTCTCGACGGACGAGACCGACGAGACCACGACGATGGCCCCGACCGGACTGCTCACCCGAGCGCTGGTCTACACCGCCGGCATCGCAGGTGCCGGCGCGGCCGTCTACTGGGCTGCCCCACGGTTCGTTCTGACGACGTTCTACGGGGCTGCATACGCCGACGCCGCCCCCATCCTACAGTGGTACGGGGTGGCGGTTCTCGCTTTTGCACTGGCCAGCGTCGTCCTCAATTTCGAGCTGGCACGCGACCGTAACCGGTTCGTCTACGTCTTTACCGCCTTCTCCGTCGTGGAGATCGCCCTGATGTGGGCACTCCACTCCTCCCCGCTGCAGTTCGTCCAGGTCCTGTTGCTCGGCAACATCGCCCTGTTCGTCCTCGGACTCTTCGAGGTGCACTCATGA
- a CDS encoding helix-turn-helix transcriptional regulator, with the protein MTDTKDLLRLLFRRDDIVAHISDGPIDIRSLTAAVDVSRPTVHRSLKSLQEHDVVTETPDGYRLTTYGQLVFDRYRSTLSEFETVHQNKSLLLALRDSAEISSDMLEGASYTRSLPFAPERPLGVIESVVREATTVRGFSPVIVGRYVSLFHDQLMTTTLDAEILTTPAVFEYLVSNWPDQLEETIDAGLSCLVVDDSLPFGLIVVDEPVERVCVIVYDDGTLRGVIQNDSPAAVQWARDFYESYRERATQPSINE; encoded by the coding sequence GTGACCGACACCAAAGACCTTCTGCGGCTTCTCTTTCGTCGAGACGACATCGTCGCTCATATTAGTGACGGTCCGATCGATATCCGTTCTCTCACAGCGGCCGTCGACGTCTCGCGACCCACCGTCCACCGGAGTCTGAAATCTTTGCAGGAACACGACGTCGTCACCGAGACACCGGACGGCTACCGTCTCACCACGTACGGTCAACTCGTCTTCGACCGCTACCGTTCGACGCTCTCGGAGTTCGAGACGGTCCACCAGAACAAGTCGCTCCTGTTGGCACTGCGCGACTCGGCCGAGATCTCGTCGGATATGCTGGAGGGTGCGAGCTACACTCGGAGTCTGCCGTTCGCCCCGGAGCGACCACTCGGCGTCATCGAGTCGGTCGTCCGCGAAGCGACCACTGTCCGGGGGTTCTCCCCGGTCATCGTCGGCCGATACGTCTCGCTGTTTCACGACCAACTGATGACGACGACGCTCGACGCGGAGATCCTCACGACTCCCGCCGTCTTCGAGTATCTGGTGTCGAACTGGCCCGACCAGTTGGAGGAGACCATCGACGCCGGCTTGAGCTGTCTCGTCGTCGACGACTCGCTCCCGTTCGGTCTCATCGTCGTCGACGAGCCGGTCGAACGCGTCTGTGTCATCGTCTACGACGACGGGACGCTCCGTGGCGTCATCCAGAACGACAGCCCCGCCGCGGTACAGTGGGCTCGTGACTTCTACGAGTCGTACCGCGAGAGGGCGACGCAGCCGAGCATCAACGAGTAG
- a CDS encoding NAD-dependent epimerase/dehydratase family protein — protein MKDKRLLVTGGAGFIGSNLANRLAADNDVVALDDGYLGTPENLSDDVEFVEGSVLDDDLPTDVDVVFHLAALSSYNMHEEDPTQGARVNVEGFVNTVDQARQDGCDTVVYATTSSIYGNRTEPSPEDMAVEARTGYEASKLARERYAEYFHHHYGMSMAGMRFFSVYQGYGGAEAHKGEYANLIAQFADDLAAGEAPVIYGDGTQTRDFTHVDDIVDGLVAAAENELNGVYNLGTGESYDLNTLVEKLNDELGTSIDPEYVENPIPEDIYVHDTMADTTKMAAATGWEPSVSFKEGLRRVCAQYQSTASQ, from the coding sequence GTGAAAGACAAGCGGCTCTTGGTAACCGGTGGGGCGGGCTTCATCGGCTCGAACCTCGCGAACCGACTGGCAGCGGACAACGACGTCGTCGCACTCGACGACGGCTATCTGGGCACACCCGAGAACCTCTCGGACGACGTGGAGTTCGTCGAGGGGAGCGTCCTCGACGACGACCTTCCGACCGACGTCGACGTGGTGTTTCACCTCGCGGCACTCTCCTCGTACAATATGCACGAGGAGGACCCGACGCAGGGTGCCCGCGTCAACGTCGAAGGCTTCGTCAACACAGTCGACCAAGCTCGGCAGGACGGCTGTGACACCGTCGTCTACGCGACGACCTCCTCGATCTACGGCAACCGGACCGAACCCTCGCCCGAGGACATGGCCGTCGAGGCTCGGACGGGCTACGAGGCGTCGAAGCTCGCTCGCGAACGCTACGCCGAATACTTCCACCACCACTACGGGATGTCGATGGCGGGGATGCGGTTCTTCTCGGTCTATCAGGGCTACGGCGGTGCGGAGGCACACAAAGGCGAGTATGCGAACCTCATCGCGCAGTTCGCCGACGACCTCGCCGCCGGCGAGGCCCCGGTCATCTACGGCGACGGCACCCAGACCCGTGACTTCACCCACGTCGACGACATCGTCGACGGCCTCGTCGCCGCCGCCGAGAACGAGTTGAACGGCGTCTACAACCTCGGGACCGGCGAGAGCTACGACCTGAACACGCTCGTCGAGAAACTGAACGACGAACTCGGGACCAGCATCGACCCGGAGTACGTCGAGAACCCGATTCCCGAGGACATCTACGTCCACGACACGATGGCCGACACGACGAAGATGGCCGCGGCGACCGGCTGGGAGCCGTCGGTGTCGTTCAAAGAAGGGCTGCGACGGGTCTGCGCACAGTACCAGTCGACGGCGAGTCAGTAA
- a CDS encoding AI-2E family transporter yields MSLQTASPPALDRAMAVTAVLGVACLLTLSVFIYSFVGTFVFGIFIYYSVRPIYRVFRRVVPSGGLAAFLSMFALALPALLVVFYAVTVAVNDFGRLLTNQRNVALLSSVLDRYVTAVPTAIDPEALLSRDIDVGLVVQSVTIALDILSQSFSLLGLGVIHLFIMLTLAFYLLRDGDQLASWGRNWVSNDALLAYGQAVDRDLRNVYFGNIANAAATGAIGVIAYTLLNVYLAPRGAAIPYPALLGMLTGVASLIPMVGMKLVYVPVSLYLTGTLVLAGREDLLWFVAAFVLVSLVVVDTVPDIVLRPFVSGGTLHSGTLMLTYVLGSLLFGWYGIFLAPLLLVVTVEFVRVLLPQLLHAHGDDVVVPTELTAGAPASEWTADVLGRSAEGDD; encoded by the coding sequence ATGTCCCTCCAAACCGCGAGCCCTCCAGCTCTCGACCGTGCGATGGCTGTGACGGCCGTCCTCGGCGTCGCCTGTCTTCTCACCCTCTCGGTCTTCATCTACAGCTTCGTCGGCACCTTCGTCTTCGGCATCTTCATCTACTACTCGGTCAGGCCCATCTACCGGGTCTTCCGCCGCGTCGTCCCCTCCGGCGGCCTCGCGGCGTTCCTCTCGATGTTCGCACTCGCCCTCCCCGCGCTGCTCGTCGTCTTCTACGCCGTCACCGTCGCTGTCAACGACTTCGGCCGTCTCCTCACCAACCAGCGGAACGTCGCACTCCTCTCTTCGGTGCTCGACCGGTACGTCACCGCCGTCCCTACGGCCATCGACCCGGAGGCGTTGCTGTCGCGTGACATCGACGTCGGACTCGTCGTCCAGTCGGTCACCATCGCACTCGACATCCTCTCGCAGTCGTTCTCGCTGCTCGGGCTCGGGGTCATCCATCTCTTCATCATGCTCACGCTGGCGTTCTACCTGCTGCGTGACGGCGACCAGCTGGCCTCGTGGGGTCGCAACTGGGTCTCCAACGACGCCCTCTTGGCCTACGGGCAGGCGGTCGACCGCGACCTCAGAAACGTCTACTTCGGCAACATCGCCAACGCGGCGGCGACGGGTGCCATCGGCGTCATCGCCTACACGCTGCTCAACGTCTACCTCGCGCCACGCGGCGCGGCGATCCCGTATCCGGCACTCTTGGGGATGCTCACCGGCGTCGCCAGCTTGATTCCGATGGTCGGGATGAAGCTGGTCTACGTGCCGGTCTCGCTCTACCTCACCGGCACCCTCGTCCTCGCCGGTCGCGAAGACCTGCTGTGGTTCGTCGCCGCCTTCGTGCTCGTCTCGCTCGTCGTCGTCGACACCGTACCCGACATCGTGCTCCGGCCGTTCGTCTCCGGCGGCACGCTCCACAGCGGGACGCTCATGCTGACGTACGTCCTCGGGTCGTTGCTCTTCGGCTGGTACGGCATCTTCCTCGCGCCGCTCCTCCTCGTCGTTACGGTGGAGTTCGTCCGCGTGCTGTTGCCGCAACTGCTCCACGCTCACGGTGATGACGTGGTCGTCCCCACCGAACTGACTGCGGGAGCACCGGCGTCCGAGTGGACAGCCGACGTGCTCGGACGCTCCGCCGAGGGTGACGACTGA
- the sod gene encoding superoxide dismutase: protein MSDYELDPLPYDYDALEPNISEQVLTWHHDTHHQGYVNGWNSAEETLEAAREEGDFSGSAGAIRNVTHNGSGHILHDLFWNSMSPEGGDEPEGALADRIAEDFGSYEAWKGEFEAAAGNAGGWALLVYDSFSNQLRNVVVDKHDQGALWGSHPILALDVWEHSYYHDYGPARGDFVEGFFNVVDWDEPSARYEQAVELFE from the coding sequence ATGTCCGACTACGAACTCGACCCCCTGCCGTACGACTACGACGCACTCGAACCGAACATCTCCGAGCAGGTCCTGACGTGGCACCACGACACGCACCACCAGGGCTATGTCAACGGCTGGAACAGCGCCGAGGAGACGCTCGAAGCCGCCCGCGAAGAGGGTGACTTCTCCGGCTCCGCCGGTGCCATCCGCAACGTCACGCACAACGGCTCCGGCCACATCCTCCACGACCTCTTCTGGAACTCCATGTCCCCTGAGGGTGGCGACGAGCCTGAAGGCGCGCTCGCCGACCGCATCGCCGAGGACTTCGGCTCCTACGAGGCCTGGAAGGGCGAGTTCGAGGCCGCAGCCGGCAACGCCGGTGGCTGGGCACTGCTCGTCTACGACAGCTTCTCGAACCAGCTGCGCAACGTCGTCGTCGACAAGCACGACCAGGGTGCCCTCTGGGGCAGCCACCCCATCCTCGCGCTCGACGTCTGGGAGCACTCCTACTACCACGACTACGGCCCGGCCCGTGGCGACTTCGTCGAAGGCTTCTTCAACGTCGTCGACTGGGACGAGCCGAGCGCGCGCTACGAGCAGGCCGTCGAGCTGTTCGAGTAA
- a CDS encoding TetR/AcrR family transcriptional regulator → MPQEPADDIVDATYRALCTHGYTDLTMQAIADECDKSKAALHYHFDSKQELLETFLSHLLDDFEEHLADVEGDDPVERLFALVDTMLVEPSAEEDAPDAEFKTAVLELKAQAPYEPVYRERLTLFDERLRDRIEELVADGIEAGLVVPERDPEDVATFVKTYLTGAQTRFVATGAPFEESRRLLHEYIRTELLVEGVDVKESGEVTA, encoded by the coding sequence ATGCCACAGGAACCAGCCGACGACATCGTCGACGCGACGTATCGCGCGCTCTGTACGCACGGGTACACTGACCTGACCATGCAGGCCATCGCCGACGAGTGCGACAAGAGCAAGGCCGCGCTGCACTACCACTTCGACAGCAAGCAGGAGCTGTTGGAGACCTTCCTCTCACATCTCCTAGACGACTTCGAGGAGCATCTCGCGGACGTCGAGGGCGACGACCCCGTCGAGCGGCTGTTCGCGCTCGTCGACACGATGCTCGTCGAGCCGTCGGCCGAGGAGGACGCGCCGGACGCGGAGTTCAAGACGGCCGTCCTCGAGTTGAAGGCCCAAGCCCCCTACGAACCGGTCTACCGCGAACGGCTGACGCTGTTCGACGAACGGCTCCGCGACCGCATCGAGGAACTCGTCGCCGACGGCATCGAGGCCGGTCTCGTCGTCCCCGAGCGTGACCCCGAAGACGTGGCGACGTTCGTCAAGACCTATCTGACGGGCGCGCAGACCCGCTTCGTCGCCACCGGCGCGCCGTTCGAGGAGAGTCGGCGGCTGCTCCACGAGTACATCCGGACGGAACTGCTCGTCGAGGGCGTCGACGTGAAGGAGTCCGGGGAGGTCACAGCGTGA